TTGATTACGCCCCAGGCCACCGCCAGGTTGGAAGCCAGTACGTCGCGGCCCACCAGCAGGAACAGCCGCAGCATGACCCACGGTCGACGGATACGGATGGGGCGCGGTCGCAGCGGTCGCATCATCAATGGTGCGAGGAAACCCAGCGCCGCGCCCAGCAACAGATGGCCGGCGCTGAGGGACAGGTTCAACAACAGCCAGAGCAACCACAACGCCAGGGACAGCCAGGGTGCGGGAAACAGGCGCTTCATGGCTGCACCGCCTGTAATGGCGCGCTGGCTGGCGGGTTGGGGACGGCGCGGGTAGCCAGCACCGCCATCACATAGTGTTCAGGCGCGTTCAACGCATCGGCGGCGGATTGGGTGTAGCGCAGCAACGGCTCGGCCTTGAAACTCAGCACGATGCCCAGGCCCAGCAGCGCGATGATCGGCACGCATTCGAAAGGTCGCAGCAGTGGCGAAGGTCGCTCTTGCGGCGTCCAGAAGCGCTGGATGCCCAAGCGCGAGAAAGCGATCAGCGAAGCAAACCCGGAAAGAATCAGCAATGCCAGCAGGCCCCACGCCTGATTGGACACCGGCACATCACCGCTCGCCCCAAGCCCTCCGGGATTGAGCAGCGCGCTGAGCAGGCTCAGTTTGCCGATGAAGCCCGACAGCGGCGGCATGCCGATAATCAGCAGCGCACAGGCGATGAAGCTCAGGCCCAGGAACGCCATGGTCCAGGGAATCACCTGGCCGACCACGGCTTTCTGCTCGTCATCGAGGTTGCTGCCCTTGGGTGGCTGCAGCGACTCAAGCGGTCGCGGCAGGCTATCGAGGTCATCTTCAAGCGCCAAGTCATTGGCCGAGCGCGATCGCTCGATCAACTCGGCCAGCAGGAACATTGCGCACAGCGCCAGGGTCGAGCTCACCAGATAGAACAGCGCCGCGCCCACCAGGTTGGG
This genomic interval from Pseudomonas alvandae contains the following:
- a CDS encoding Na+/H+ antiporter subunit E produces the protein MKRLFPAPWLSLALWLLWLLLNLSLSAGHLLLGAALGFLAPLMMRPLRPRPIRIRRPWVMLRLFLLVGRDVLASNLAVAWGVINAGRRPPRSRFIKVPLDLHDANGLAALAMIATVIPGTVWSELALDRSLLLMHVFDLEDEAAFIAHFKSTYERPLMEIFE